The Methanofollis sp. UBA420 genome contains a region encoding:
- a CDS encoding GMP synthase subunit A: MLPIFVVNNHGQFNHLIHRKLRDLEIEVAMVPNTTSPAEVEKGCRGIILGGGPTLERAGNAAAYLDLGLPVLGICLGLHIIATARGGIVGPGAHGGYGGVAVDIAGKSEILAGYPDQIHVWASHADEVKQVPEGFTVYARSDICPVEAMGSEKDRIYGVQWHPEVSHTENGDLVFRNFERICGE, translated from the coding sequence ATGCTTCCCATTTTTGTCGTGAACAACCATGGGCAATTCAACCACCTCATCCACCGCAAACTGCGGGACCTGGAGATAGAGGTGGCGATGGTCCCGAACACCACCTCTCCGGCCGAGGTCGAGAAGGGGTGCAGGGGGATCATTCTCGGCGGCGGGCCCACGCTCGAACGCGCCGGCAACGCTGCTGCGTACCTGGACCTCGGACTGCCGGTGCTCGGCATCTGCCTCGGTCTCCATATCATCGCGACGGCACGCGGCGGCATCGTCGGGCCGGGCGCCCACGGGGGCTACGGCGGCGTCGCCGTCGACATCGCCGGGAAGAGCGAGATCCTGGCGGGCTACCCGGACCAGATCCATGTCTGGGCCTCGCACGCGGACGAGGTGAAGCAGGTCCCGGAGGGCTTCACGGTCTATGCCCGGTCAGACATCTGCCCTGTCGAGGCGATGGGGTCAGAGAAGGACCGCATCTACGGGGTCCAGTGGCACCCCGAGGTGAGTCACACCGAGAACGGCGACCTGGTCTTCCGCAACTTCGAGAGGATATGCGGGGAGTAG
- the cobS gene encoding adenosylcobinamide-GDP ribazoletransferase, with amino-acid sequence MILEPVRALLQFCTVLPLGRPADFDAFARHSWLYPVAGWVTGGCAAGVAFLLSGNPGLAAAAAIAAAIIVSGANHFDGLLDLGDGLMAHGSREKRVTALTDRQIGAGGVACGILTTLLAVQGLSTVASIPLAVLTAEVCAKLAMAGITALGTPFHEGIHAYLHGFARPWFAGLALLPVVPLVLLTGPVPLLKALLATGIVAALLVALAYRLFGGVNGDVAGASNEIVRAAAIIALAI; translated from the coding sequence ATGATTCTCGAACCCGTCCGCGCCCTCCTGCAGTTCTGCACCGTCCTCCCGCTCGGACGGCCCGCAGACTTCGACGCCTTCGCCCGCCACTCCTGGCTCTACCCCGTTGCCGGGTGGGTCACCGGCGGGTGCGCCGCAGGCGTCGCCTTCCTCCTCTCCGGCAACCCGGGCCTTGCCGCGGCCGCCGCGATCGCCGCGGCGATCATCGTCTCCGGGGCAAACCACTTCGACGGCCTCCTCGACCTCGGCGACGGCCTGATGGCGCACGGCAGCCGCGAAAAAAGGGTCACCGCCCTCACCGACAGGCAGATCGGCGCGGGGGGCGTCGCCTGCGGCATCCTCACGACCCTCCTCGCGGTTCAGGGCCTCTCCACCGTCGCCTCAATTCCCCTCGCCGTCCTGACCGCCGAGGTCTGCGCAAAACTCGCCATGGCCGGGATCACCGCCCTCGGCACACCCTTCCACGAGGGCATCCACGCCTACCTCCACGGCTTTGCACGGCCCTGGTTCGCGGGCCTCGCCCTGCTCCCGGTCGTTCCCCTCGTCCTCCTGACGGGCCCGGTCCCCCTCCTGAAGGCCCTCCTCGCGACCGGGATCGTCGCCGCCCTCCTGGTCGCCCTCGCGTACCGCCTCTTCGGCGGGGTGAACGGCGACGTCGCCGGCGCCTCGAACGAGATCGTACGGGCGGCCGCCATTATCGCCCTCGCGATCTAG
- a CDS encoding YkgJ family cysteine cluster protein, which produces MRGVDDLADEVMKIGFSCTRCGACCTEVSGDSNLVIVSPPEVRAVAGAAGIPADEVADPFPEFLDGEDGRRFTFDWCLRREGGRCRFLGEGRCRVYAARPWICRTYPFMLDGDRLIVSECPGLGRPIGREAAIALARDLLERQKAEVREEAGIRAVMGAVPVPSGSVAVIDSEGVWVVHG; this is translated from the coding sequence ATGCGGGGAGTAGACGACCTCGCCGACGAGGTCATGAAGATCGGGTTCTCCTGCACGCGGTGCGGCGCCTGTTGCACCGAGGTCTCCGGGGACTCGAACCTCGTCATCGTCTCGCCGCCTGAGGTGCGGGCGGTCGCGGGTGCGGCAGGCATCCCTGCCGACGAGGTCGCGGACCCTTTCCCCGAGTTCCTGGACGGCGAGGACGGCCGGCGTTTCACCTTCGACTGGTGCCTGCGGCGCGAGGGCGGACGCTGCCGCTTTCTCGGCGAGGGGAGGTGCCGGGTGTACGCCGCCCGTCCCTGGATCTGCCGGACCTACCCTTTTATGCTCGACGGGGACCGACTGATCGTCTCCGAGTGCCCGGGCCTCGGGCGGCCGATCGGTCGGGAGGCGGCTATCGCCCTCGCCCGGGATCTGCTTGAACGGCAGAAGGCCGAGGTCAGGGAGGAAGCAGGGATCAGGGCGGTCATGGGGGCCGTGCCTGTCCCTTCAGGAAGTGTTGCGGTGATTGACAGCGAAGGAGTGTGGGTCGTTCATGGGTGA
- a CDS encoding TraB/GumN family protein has product MGEIKLVGTAHVSEKSVEEVRAAIEEFAPDIVGVELDPGRYSALRKEQAPPKVEEVLKAGNFSQILFQWTLAYLQRKIGMDVGVEPGAEMVAAIEEVEGRGLPLALIDRDIRLTLARFWQGMTLWEKTKMVYALAVSLGGTEEQELDIEALKNQDVVAVALEEFRKFSPNGARALIDERDAYLARRLIDLSRRYDRVMAVIGAGHVRGVERYLAAPDLLPSDAELTAAPKTYPWGKILGGIVVVIFALLIISIAFSGVGTSVLVWAVLYWVLINGVLAAAFTIAAGGHPLSAATAFAVAWATSLNPLVAAGWFAALTEAKIRKPSAADFQKIMDAANFSEMRKVPIFRVVLVAALANVGSTLGTIAYFAFISPILGIDPTVIIPQGFANFVDWLGSLLPF; this is encoded by the coding sequence ATGGGTGAGATCAAACTCGTCGGAACGGCGCATGTATCGGAGAAGAGCGTTGAGGAGGTGCGGGCGGCGATCGAGGAGTTCGCGCCCGACATCGTCGGGGTCGAACTCGATCCCGGGAGGTACTCGGCTCTCAGGAAGGAGCAGGCGCCGCCGAAGGTGGAGGAGGTCCTGAAGGCCGGGAACTTCTCGCAGATCCTCTTCCAGTGGACTCTGGCCTACCTCCAGCGCAAGATCGGGATGGACGTCGGGGTGGAACCGGGCGCGGAGATGGTCGCGGCCATCGAGGAGGTGGAGGGCCGCGGCCTGCCCCTGGCCCTCATCGACCGCGATATCAGGCTGACCCTGGCCAGGTTCTGGCAGGGGATGACCCTCTGGGAGAAGACGAAGATGGTCTACGCTCTGGCGGTCTCTCTCGGCGGTACAGAGGAGCAGGAACTGGACATCGAGGCCCTGAAGAACCAGGACGTCGTCGCCGTGGCTCTGGAGGAGTTCAGGAAGTTCTCGCCGAACGGGGCGCGGGCCCTCATCGACGAGAGGGACGCGTACCTCGCCCGCCGCCTTATCGACCTCTCGCGGCGTTACGACCGGGTGATGGCGGTGATCGGCGCCGGGCACGTGCGGGGTGTGGAGCGCTACCTTGCGGCGCCCGACCTCCTCCCGTCGGACGCGGAACTCACCGCGGCGCCGAAGACGTACCCCTGGGGGAAGATCCTCGGCGGGATCGTCGTCGTGATCTTCGCCCTGCTCATCATCTCGATCGCCTTCTCCGGCGTCGGGACCAGCGTGCTCGTCTGGGCGGTCCTGTACTGGGTGCTCATCAACGGCGTCCTCGCGGCGGCCTTCACCATCGCCGCGGGCGGCCACCCCCTCTCGGCGGCGACGGCCTTTGCGGTGGCGTGGGCGACGTCCCTCAACCCCCTCGTCGCCGCGGGCTGGTTTGCGGCGTTGACGGAGGCGAAGATCAGGAAACCCTCGGCCGCGGACTTCCAGAAGATCATGGACGCCGCGAACTTCTCGGAGATGCGGAAGGTCCCGATCTTCAGGGTGGTGCTCGTCGCCGCCCTCGCCAATGTGGGCTCGACTCTCGGGACGATCGCCTACTTCGCGTTCATCTCCCCGATTCTCGGGATCGACCCGACGGTGATCATCCCGCAGGGTTTCGCAAACTTCGTCGATTGGCTCGGCAGTCTCCTGCCGTTCTAA
- a CDS encoding 4Fe-4S binding protein has product MIQEKTVHTRGGVITQRNPDLCAIRIRIPAGVLSIEKMRGIARIAKKYGSGEVHLTTRQTMEIPAVDATKIANIARDLEKNGTPLGAEHNEVVNIIACPGTAQCKFSNIETFDLARKIDALVFGREMPVRVRISVSGCPNACTSPVLNEIGIVGRIRPLRVEGMCTGCGTCAEYCKEKAIIIKNGISELIPEKCVQCGICIQSCPFDLLKSEYRHYLVTVGGRRGRHPAPGRELVTVETEEDVLKVIDKTVYWIFRKAWSGRHLADQLDEIGFEDFRKGIREEFSGET; this is encoded by the coding sequence ATGATACAGGAAAAAACCGTCCATACACGGGGCGGGGTGATCACGCAGAGGAACCCGGACCTCTGTGCGATCAGGATCCGGATCCCTGCAGGTGTCCTTTCAATCGAAAAGATGAGAGGGATCGCACGGATCGCCAAAAAATACGGGAGCGGCGAGGTGCACCTCACCACCAGGCAGACCATGGAGATCCCGGCCGTCGACGCCACCAAAATTGCCAATATCGCCCGCGATCTCGAAAAGAACGGGACGCCCCTTGGCGCCGAGCACAACGAAGTCGTCAATATCATCGCCTGCCCGGGGACGGCACAGTGCAAGTTCTCCAATATCGAGACCTTCGACCTTGCCCGGAAGATCGACGCACTGGTCTTCGGCCGCGAGATGCCGGTCAGGGTACGGATCTCCGTGTCAGGGTGCCCGAACGCCTGCACGAGCCCGGTGCTCAACGAGATCGGGATCGTCGGCCGGATCCGCCCCCTCAGGGTGGAGGGGATGTGCACCGGGTGCGGGACCTGTGCCGAATACTGCAAGGAAAAGGCGATCATCATCAAGAACGGGATCTCCGAACTGATCCCGGAAAAATGCGTCCAGTGCGGCATCTGCATCCAGTCCTGCCCCTTCGACCTGCTGAAGTCTGAGTACCGCCACTATCTCGTCACCGTCGGCGGGCGGCGCGGCCGGCACCCGGCGCCAGGCCGGGAACTTGTCACCGTCGAAACCGAGGAAGATGTCCTGAAGGTGATCGACAAAACCGTCTACTGGATCTTCAGAAAAGCATGGAGCGGAAGGCACCTCGCCGACCAGCTCGACGAGATCGGCTTTGAAGACTTCCGCAAAGGTATACGAGAGGAATTCAGCGGCGAAACATAG
- the cobT gene encoding nicotinate mononucleotide-dependent phosphoribosyltransferase CobT: MAFLSEVPSIQFSRPLFASVLGNTALSMVPGVSGAGPSPQKTVFTPILDAELITTGSITSLPLKPNTPTGCPTPAVITRSMMALAGIDPVFVNAGMFNPPTVPCIDVYGDAGGDPRTGEAVPKARALFAAGERVGRHLSRCADFLVLGECVPGGTTTALCVLRALGYEARVSSSFIENPVGLKEEICRAVIEKVEEADIRDSLDVVRIGGDPMMPVAAGIASTYTGTLVFGGGTQMLAVDAVLKGLGKTTVPIATTEYVRRDASANVEAIADAIGVKAYFVDPDFGTIGDTGIARYCEGEVKEGMGAGGAMFLARLMGHSPEEIRSAILSTTISFR; the protein is encoded by the coding sequence ATGGCATTTCTCTCCGAAGTCCCCTCTATACAGTTCTCCAGGCCGCTCTTTGCGAGCGTGCTCGGGAACACCGCACTCTCGATGGTGCCCGGCGTCTCCGGGGCCGGGCCGTCTCCCCAGAAAACGGTCTTCACCCCGATCCTGGACGCCGAACTGATCACCACCGGGTCGATCACCTCCCTGCCCCTCAAGCCGAACACCCCGACCGGGTGCCCGACGCCGGCGGTGATCACGCGGTCGATGATGGCCCTCGCCGGCATCGACCCTGTCTTCGTGAATGCCGGGATGTTCAACCCGCCGACCGTGCCCTGCATCGACGTGTACGGCGACGCGGGCGGCGACCCCAGGACGGGCGAGGCCGTGCCGAAGGCGCGGGCCCTCTTTGCCGCGGGCGAGCGGGTCGGCCGTCACCTCTCCCGGTGCGCCGACTTCCTCGTCCTCGGTGAGTGCGTCCCCGGCGGGACGACGACGGCCCTCTGCGTGCTGCGCGCCCTCGGCTACGAGGCGCGGGTGTCGAGCAGTTTCATCGAGAACCCGGTGGGCCTGAAGGAGGAGATCTGCCGGGCGGTGATAGAGAAGGTCGAGGAGGCCGATATCCGTGACTCCCTCGACGTCGTGCGGATCGGCGGCGACCCCATGATGCCGGTGGCCGCCGGTATTGCGAGTACCTATACAGGCACCCTGGTCTTTGGCGGCGGCACCCAGATGCTCGCCGTCGACGCCGTCCTGAAGGGCCTCGGGAAGACGACGGTGCCCATTGCGACGACCGAGTACGTGCGCAGAGACGCCTCGGCGAACGTCGAGGCGATCGCGGACGCGATCGGCGTGAAGGCATACTTCGTCGACCCCGACTTCGGGACCATCGGCGACACCGGCATCGCCCGGTACTGCGAGGGCGAGGTGAAGGAAGGCATGGGTGCCGGCGGCGCCATGTTCCTGGCGCGGCTCATGGGCCACTCCCCTGAAGAGATCAGGTCCGCGATCCTCTCGACCACGATCTCCTTCCGCTGA